In Mycoplasmopsis californica, one genomic interval encodes:
- a CDS encoding alpha-ketoacid dehydrogenase subunit beta, whose translation MEKILVNNIAAITNAMDVMMERDKSIIVYGEDAGYEGGVFRATQGLQKKYGVDRVFDAPISESAIVGTAIGSAVAGLRPVAEIQFSGFVFYGLGQLFGNAARIRNRSRGKLSVPMVLRMPCGGGVKALEHHSESIEALFCHIPGLKVVMPATPYDAKGLLISSIEDNDPVVFLEHKHDYRAFKQEIPAGYYTIPLGKADVKVPGDDLTVVTYGHMIHETMGALKLLAEEGKEYSIEVIDLRTLKPMDTATIVESVKKTGRLLAISESVQSGSLTAEIITRVNEKAFDYLKDVPVRLNGADVTIPLPSLESKFIVDKTKIATVIKEILK comes from the coding sequence ATGGAAAAAATTCTAGTTAATAATATTGCAGCCATCACAAACGCAATGGACGTTATGATGGAAAGAGACAAGTCAATCATCGTTTATGGTGAAGATGCTGGGTACGAAGGTGGAGTTTTCCGTGCTACCCAAGGTTTGCAAAAAAAATATGGTGTTGATAGAGTATTTGACGCTCCTATCTCAGAATCAGCTATCGTTGGTACAGCTATTGGTTCAGCCGTTGCAGGTTTAAGACCAGTTGCTGAAATTCAATTCTCAGGTTTCGTATTCTACGGTTTAGGTCAATTATTCGGTAATGCCGCTCGTATCAGAAACCGTTCACGTGGTAAATTAAGTGTTCCAATGGTATTGAGAATGCCTTGTGGTGGTGGAGTTAAAGCTCTAGAGCACCACTCAGAATCAATCGAAGCTCTATTTTGCCACATTCCAGGTCTAAAAGTTGTTATGCCTGCTACACCTTACGATGCAAAAGGTCTTCTAATTTCATCAATTGAAGACAATGACCCAGTTGTGTTCCTAGAACACAAACACGACTACCGTGCTTTCAAACAAGAAATTCCAGCTGGATACTACACAATTCCTCTAGGAAAAGCTGATGTTAAAGTTCCTGGTGATGACTTGACTGTTGTAACATACGGCCACATGATTCACGAAACAATGGGTGCTTTAAAACTTCTAGCTGAAGAAGGAAAAGAATACTCGATTGAGGTTATTGACTTAAGAACTCTAAAACCAATGGATACAGCTACAATTGTAGAATCAGTTAAGAAAACAGGACGTCTATTGGCTATTTCAGAATCAGTACAATCTGGTTCACTAACAGCTGAAATCATCACACGTGTAAACGAAAAAGCATTTGACTATCTAAAAGATGTTCCAGTTCGTTTAAACGGTGCTGACGTTACAATTCCTCTACCTTCTCTAGAAAGCAAATTCATTGTTGACAAAACTAAAATTGCTACTGTTATTAAAGAAATTCTTAAATAA
- the rpsT gene encoding 30S ribosomal protein S20: MANIKSKVKHIAKSEENRLRNNAMKTRVRKAIRAAREAIIAKDASATELVKKAHSIIATAVQKGVFHPNKGARKSSRLDLFANSQSKAE; encoded by the coding sequence ATGGCAAATATTAAATCAAAAGTAAAACACATTGCTAAGTCAGAAGAAAACAGACTAAGAAATAACGCAATGAAAACCAGAGTTAGAAAAGCTATTCGTGCGGCAAGAGAAGCAATTATTGCAAAAGACGCTTCTGCAACTGAATTGGTTAAAAAAGCACACTCAATTATTGCAACTGCTGTACAAAAAGGTGTTTTCCACCCAAATAAAGGGGCAAGAAAATCATCTCGTTTAGACTTATTTGCTAACTCTCAATCAAAAGCTGAATAA
- a CDS encoding thiamine pyrophosphate-dependent enzyme produces the protein MKYKFIEAGKVMSCPDTMIRFLDINGDLIDKSFKPTASKELLRDMYHNMRKSRSWDEYALTLQKTGRLGTFAPMLGEEAFSTALGFVMKKEDWFVPHYRVLATLLARGESMESIYLYWRGSELGSKFISNTMPMQVIIASQISQAAGVAKALKMAGNGAVAFTIIGNGGTNEGEFHEGLNWASLYKLPVVFVISNNRWAISVPEHNSYAVKTLSQRGIAYNIPSLRVDGNDLLASYEALHEAAEWAREGNGPVLLEMVTWRQGQHTTSDDPRVYRTREEEIEHEKWEPFHRIEKYLFENGIITEADKEKFIADATEDAKKAYDKSTATLATEGFDEVFKYTFETLPEELVEQYEAHKRFQ, from the coding sequence ATGAAATACAAATTCATCGAAGCGGGCAAAGTGATGAGTTGCCCAGACACAATGATTCGTTTCTTAGACATTAACGGTGATCTAATTGACAAATCATTCAAACCAACAGCGTCGAAAGAACTATTAAGAGACATGTACCACAACATGCGTAAATCACGTTCATGAGACGAATATGCTTTAACACTACAAAAAACTGGACGTTTAGGAACATTTGCACCTATGTTAGGTGAAGAAGCATTCTCAACAGCTCTAGGTTTTGTAATGAAAAAAGAAGACTGGTTTGTGCCTCACTACCGTGTTCTAGCAACACTACTAGCACGTGGTGAATCAATGGAATCAATTTACCTATACTGAAGAGGTTCAGAATTGGGTTCAAAATTCATTTCAAACACAATGCCAATGCAAGTTATCATTGCATCACAAATTTCACAAGCAGCTGGTGTTGCTAAAGCACTAAAAATGGCTGGAAACGGTGCAGTTGCCTTCACAATTATCGGTAACGGTGGTACAAACGAAGGTGAATTCCACGAAGGATTAAACTGAGCATCATTATACAAATTACCTGTTGTATTCGTGATTTCAAACAACAGATGAGCTATTTCAGTTCCAGAACACAACAGCTACGCTGTTAAAACACTTTCACAAAGAGGTATAGCTTACAATATTCCTTCACTACGTGTTGACGGTAATGACTTGTTAGCTTCATACGAAGCTCTACACGAAGCTGCTGAATGAGCACGTGAAGGAAATGGACCAGTTCTACTAGAAATGGTTACATGACGTCAAGGACAACACACTACAAGTGATGACCCTCGTGTATACCGTACAAGAGAAGAAGAAATTGAACACGAAAAATGAGAACCATTCCACCGTATTGAAAAATACTTATTCGAAAACGGAATTATTACTGAAGCTGATAAAGAAAAATTCATTGCTGACGCAACTGAAGACGCCAAAAAAGCTTATGACAAGTCAACTGCAACCCTAGCAACTGAAGGATTTGACGAAGTATTTAAATACACCTTTGAAACATTACCTGAAGAACTTGTTGAACAATACGAAGCTCATAAAAGATTCCAATAA
- a CDS encoding DegV family protein: MKYAIVVDSSSALTQEQARKLNWHYLPLHIVINGKKYRDGIDVNGLNLFEFYGKKEDGKTSAVNLGLAEELFTKLSKEFDKVLVYPISKNLSGGCASLTALAKDFENIRVVQSIQVLQMIILDLVWFEHQMSIDSSKFEEYVVQMEKGVGRKYATLIPKYNDYLVKGGRLHPTAAATAKMFKIVPKICWEDGFLKKEGIGRNFLKTSLKAVEDKAQILPIDNNKKLITMALHSMSDEQELMPFCAKITEILGVEPIIDLIAPVVSIHTGPEALAVLAFEVEPEIQQKFKDLFKLVK; the protein is encoded by the coding sequence ATGAAATATGCAATTGTAGTAGATTCTTCAAGTGCCTTAACTCAAGAACAAGCACGTAAGTTAAATTGACACTATTTACCTTTACATATAGTAATAAATGGTAAGAAGTATCGTGACGGTATTGACGTTAATGGTTTAAATTTATTTGAGTTTTATGGCAAAAAAGAAGATGGTAAAACATCAGCGGTTAATTTAGGCTTGGCTGAAGAATTATTTACTAAATTATCAAAAGAATTTGATAAGGTTTTAGTTTATCCAATTTCAAAAAATTTATCCGGAGGTTGTGCGTCTTTAACTGCTTTGGCGAAGGATTTTGAAAATATTCGTGTCGTCCAGTCTATTCAAGTTTTACAAATGATTATTTTAGATCTTGTTTGATTCGAACACCAAATGAGTATTGACAGTTCTAAATTTGAGGAATATGTTGTACAAATGGAAAAAGGGGTTGGTCGCAAATATGCAACTTTAATTCCAAAGTATAATGATTACTTAGTTAAAGGTGGTCGCCTACATCCGACAGCGGCCGCGACAGCTAAAATGTTCAAAATCGTTCCCAAAATTTGTTGAGAAGATGGTTTTTTGAAAAAAGAGGGAATTGGCAGAAACTTTTTAAAAACTTCATTAAAAGCAGTTGAGGACAAAGCTCAGATATTACCAATCGATAACAATAAAAAATTGATTACAATGGCTCTGCATTCGATGTCGGATGAGCAAGAATTAATGCCGTTTTGTGCAAAAATTACTGAGATTTTAGGCGTTGAACCAATAATTGATTTAATTGCCCCGGTAGTTTCAATTCATACAGGACCTGAAGCACTAGCGGTATTAGCGTTCGAGGTTGAACCGGAAATTCAACAGAAATTCAAGGATTTATTCAAATTAGTTAAATAA
- a CDS encoding LSm family protein has protein sequence MNWTAFLKEKFGDVIIEAKESKADGLFILDITVKYTNLDDIKTITEEINSQVDEKLFEPFHFVSIHSPGTKIDIAINDLDEYIGTDLLIKTHKNEYKTNEFKVKLLSVGDEEITCQWNQKGNIRKINLTKSNISSIQKYFKF, from the coding sequence TTGAACTGAACTGCATTTTTAAAAGAAAAATTCGGAGATGTAATCATTGAGGCAAAAGAATCCAAGGCCGATGGACTTTTTATTCTTGATATTACTGTAAAATATACTAATTTAGACGATATAAAAACTATAACGGAAGAGATAAATTCGCAGGTAGATGAAAAATTATTTGAGCCTTTCCACTTTGTTTCAATCCATTCACCAGGCACCAAAATCGATATTGCTATCAATGACCTGGACGAGTATATCGGCACTGATTTACTGATAAAAACACACAAAAACGAGTACAAAACCAATGAATTTAAAGTTAAACTATTGTCAGTAGGTGACGAGGAAATTACATGCCAATGAAATCAAAAAGGCAATATTCGTAAAATCAATTTAACTAAAAGCAATATTAGTTCAATTCAAAAATATTTTAAGTTTTAA